The proteins below come from a single Vidua chalybeata isolate OUT-0048 chromosome 1, bVidCha1 merged haplotype, whole genome shotgun sequence genomic window:
- the STAM gene encoding signal transducing adapter molecule 1 produces MPLFATNPFDQDVEKATSEMNTAEDWGLILDICDKVGQSRTGPKDCLRSIMKRVNHKDPHVAMQALTLLGACVSNCGKIFHLEVCSRDFASEVSNVLNKGHPKVCEKLKALMVEWTDEFKNDPQLSLISAMIKNLKEQGVTFPAIGSQAAEQAKASPALVAKDPGTVATKKEEEDLAKAIELSLKEQRQQQTTLSSLYPSTSSLLTNHKHEGRKVRAIYDFEAAEDNELTFKAGELITILDDSDPNWWKGETHQGIGLFPSNFVTADLSAEPEMMKAEKKTVQFSDEVQVETIEPEPEPVYIDEDKMDQLLQMLQSADPSDDQPDLPELLHLEAMCHQMGPLIDEKLEDIDRKHSELSELNVKAMEALSLYNKLMNEDPMYSMYAKLQNQQYFMQSSGVSGSQVYPGQTQGNAYLVAGSAQMGHVQGYNLPPEQLPSLSQGTVTPSASSVIPGQPAQTSYTNAMVGSVAGSTYSNQPSVYSPPPGTVDVAAYQNAGTSMSQVPNYNLASTALPQTAGSQQAPPQQPQPPPPQQPQHSYSQKALL; encoded by the exons GCCTAAAGACTGCCTCCGCTCTATTATGAAAAGAGTGAACCATAAAGATCCGCATGTTGCTATGCAAGCATTAACA CTTCTAGGAGCATGTGTATCAAACTGTGGTAAAATCTTTCATTTAGAAGTCTGTTCAAGAGATTTTGCCAGTGAAGTAAGCAATGTGTTGAATAAG GGTCATCCAAAAGTTTGTGAGAAGCTGAAAGCCCTTATGGTGGAATGGACTGATGAATTCAAGAATGACCCACAGCTTAGTTTAATATCTGCTATGATAAAAAATCTTAAGGAGCAAGGAGTTACTTTCCCAGCTATTGGTTCACAG GCTGCTGAACAGGCAAAAGCAAGTCCAGCTCTAGTTGCCAAAGATCCCGGTACAGTAGCCAccaaaaaggaagaggaggatttAGCTAAAG CTATTGAGCTGTCACTAAAAGAACAAAGGCAACAGCAAACAACACTTTCCAGTTTGTATCCAAGCACCTCAAGCCTTTTAACAAACCACAAACATGAGGGCCGAAAGGTTCGTGCAATCTACGATTTTGAGGCTGCTGAAGATAACGAACTAACTTTTAAAGCTGGAGAACTTATAACTATACTTGATGACAG tGATCCAAATTGGTGGAAAGGTGAAACTCATCAGGGTATAGGATTGTTTCCATCTAATTTTGTAACAGCTGATCTTTCTGCTGAGCCTGAAATGA TGaaagctgagaagaaaacagtGCAGTTCAGTGATGAAGTTCAAGTAGAAACAATAGAACCTGAGCCAGAACCAGTTTATATTGATGAA GATAAAATGGACCAACTCTTGCAGATGTTACAAAGTGCTGATCCATCTGATGACCAGCCAGACCTCCCAGAATTGCTTCATCTTGAGG CAATGTGCCACCAGATGGGACCTCTCATAGATGAAAAATTGGAGGATATAGACAG gAAACATTCAGAACTTTCAGAGCTCAATGTTAAAGCAATGGAGGCTCTTTCTTTGTATAACAAATTGATGAATGAGGACCCAATGTATTCCATGTATGCAAAACTACAAAACCAGCAGTATTTCATGCAGTCATCTGGTGTTTCTGGCTCTCAG GTTTATCCGGGACAAACTCAAGGTAATGCGTATTTGGTGGCAGGGAGTGCACAGATGGGCCACGTTCAAGGTTACAATCTTCCACCAGAACAGCTCCCTTCTCTCAGCCAAGGCACAGTTACTCCATCTGCCAGCTCAGTAATTCCTGGTCAGCCTGCACAGACGTCTTacacaaa tgcaatgGTTGGTTCTGTTGCTGGAAGTACCTACTCTAACCAGCCTTCAGTGTACAGTCCACCACCTGGTACTGTTGATGTTGCTGCTTATCAGAATGCTGGAACTAGTATGTCCCAGGTGCCAAACTATAACTTAGCATCTACAGCTCTGCCACAGACAGCAGGCAGTCAGCAAGCACCTCCACAACAACCACAGCCTCCACCACCTCAACAACCACAGCACAGTTACTCACAGAAGGCTCTGCTATAG